A single region of the Arsenicicoccus dermatophilus genome encodes:
- a CDS encoding FkbM family methyltransferase — protein MPYDVEQPRPDLRELLEPARLTEVVDIGANPLEDTPPYLPMLREQRCRVTGFEPQPEGLARLRATADDLERYLPYAVGDGGDHTLHVCASPGFSSLYEPDPDQLALLVDFPRLATVVEQVPVGTTRLDDVAEIERADHLKIDVQGSELDIFRHGRRVLAGLTTIQVELGFHRIYRDQPTFADVDLELRAQGFVPHRLVSTKDWPLAPVQWADPDQEQARQLVEADVLYVRDLARLDRLDDEQLRHLALVAHEVYAADGVALRAVRELTSRGAVAGVEQRWRPA, from the coding sequence GTGCCGTACGACGTCGAGCAACCACGCCCTGACCTGCGCGAGCTCCTGGAGCCGGCCCGCCTGACCGAGGTGGTGGACATCGGGGCCAACCCGCTGGAGGACACGCCGCCATACCTGCCGATGCTGCGTGAGCAGCGGTGCCGGGTCACGGGTTTCGAGCCGCAGCCGGAGGGCCTGGCCCGGCTGCGGGCGACCGCGGACGACCTCGAGCGCTACCTGCCGTATGCCGTCGGCGACGGCGGGGACCACACCTTGCACGTCTGCGCGTCGCCGGGCTTCTCCAGCCTCTACGAGCCCGACCCGGACCAGCTCGCCCTGCTGGTCGACTTCCCCCGGCTGGCGACCGTCGTCGAGCAGGTCCCGGTCGGCACCACCCGCCTGGACGACGTCGCCGAGATCGAGCGCGCCGACCACCTCAAGATCGACGTGCAGGGGTCCGAGCTGGACATCTTCCGGCACGGGCGGCGAGTCCTGGCCGGGCTCACCACGATCCAGGTCGAGCTGGGCTTCCACCGGATCTACCGCGACCAGCCGACCTTCGCCGACGTCGACCTGGAGCTACGGGCGCAGGGCTTCGTGCCGCACCGCCTCGTGTCGACCAAGGACTGGCCGCTCGCGCCGGTGCAGTGGGCCGACCCCGACCAGGAGCAGGCCCGCCAGCTCGTCGAGGCCGACGTGCTCTACGTCCGCGACCTCGCCCGCCTCGACCGGCTCGACGACGAGCAGCTGCGGCACCTGGCCCTGGTGGCCCACGAGGTGTATGCCGCGGACGGCGTGGCCCTGCGGGCGGTGCGTGAGCTGACCTCCCGGGGCGCGGTCGCCGGGGTCGAGCAGCGGTGGCGCCCGGCCTGA
- a CDS encoding SRPBCC family protein, translated as MSLASRLSASTGRSFTIQNTAWREAARSGSREVTLDHLLLALLVSGGPAAELLARNGVRLHILRRAVLHRHQADLRGLDAGAPRSATRRRREPRDRQRGVAGDIAFSPAVEQALKITPFTEMRLLAHLLEHPSGTPAEALRHAGVYVEGVLETAHAEADRPVEGFTACPPVPGLLDGLAESTTTTTRFVPVPIEHVWQAACDAAVVTRWFGWHEDVRILDEATLRTNRARGVPALELRRVRCELGRLDGVDTVAWQEFTPPSQGGDPRGAYVHLALTPMAGGTHVRLTRGFRGHGPMGGVFRRIGAALTPLSTGSMLHDLALVADDLGDRR; from the coding sequence ATGAGCCTTGCCTCTCGCCTGAGCGCGAGCACGGGCCGCAGCTTCACGATCCAGAACACCGCGTGGCGCGAGGCCGCCCGCAGCGGAAGCCGCGAGGTCACCCTCGACCATCTGCTCCTGGCACTCCTGGTCTCCGGGGGGCCGGCGGCGGAGCTGCTCGCGCGCAACGGGGTCCGGCTCCACATCCTGCGCCGGGCGGTGCTGCACCGCCACCAGGCCGACCTGCGCGGCCTGGATGCCGGCGCCCCTCGCAGCGCCACCCGCCGGCGCCGCGAGCCCCGCGACCGGCAGCGCGGCGTCGCGGGCGACATCGCCTTCTCCCCCGCGGTCGAGCAGGCCCTCAAGATCACGCCGTTCACCGAGATGCGTCTGCTGGCGCACCTGCTCGAGCACCCCTCCGGCACTCCTGCCGAGGCGCTGCGCCACGCCGGGGTCTACGTCGAGGGGGTGCTCGAGACGGCGCACGCCGAGGCCGACCGCCCCGTCGAGGGCTTCACCGCCTGCCCGCCCGTCCCGGGGCTGCTCGACGGCCTCGCGGAGAGCACCACCACCACGACGCGGTTCGTGCCCGTCCCCATCGAGCACGTCTGGCAGGCGGCGTGCGACGCGGCCGTGGTCACGCGGTGGTTCGGGTGGCACGAGGACGTCCGGATCCTCGACGAGGCCACGCTGCGGACGAACCGCGCCCGGGGCGTCCCCGCCCTGGAGCTGCGCCGCGTCCGGTGCGAGCTGGGCCGGCTGGACGGCGTGGACACCGTGGCGTGGCAGGAGTTCACCCCGCCGTCGCAGGGCGGCGACCCGCGCGGCGCCTACGTGCACCTGGCGCTGACACCGATGGCCGGTGGCACCCACGTGCGTCTCACCCGAGGCTTCCGGGGTCACGGGCCGATGGGCGGGGTGTTCCGCCGGATCGGCGCCGCCCTGACCCCGCTCTCGACCGGGTCCATGCTGCACGACCTCGCGCTCGTGGCGGACGACCTCGGCGACCGACGCTGA
- a CDS encoding GGDEF domain-containing protein: MLAAFVAWRESRPDQALTLLGPLLESDDLTALWSVRARAVQAAVLLEIGLPREAQESLLRALEEAPRSTDSIAVAATIHDLGVNYGAGDPDRASAYFVEAWTRAHAIVVAEEHEPATDALALEALAVVNLRGLRDTYDTDLPEGLPGYAEAEELTRRSWPELSAAIRALRTQVALEAGDTDETHRLASDLPDPRGMRDVTNASLVAQALARLGREAGHPDEALETLTEMIDRLPPAFALELLGDVVEMHRAAGDLEAALEAAERRYALVTEHHVDGSRVAVRALEVWHRTQRAEEQARTAAEVARRLQARLAELNRDRERLRARSRRDLLTGLWNRRHLVDVLAELDGAGHQVALVDVDHFKTINDESGHHAGDEALRRLAQVLQDVCGPRDTFARYGGDEFVVVRPAGAEGLLAEDLEAATRVRGHDDVGLPEVVTSIGVAWSDERGCEAALERADELMYAAKRSPDAQLLADERRSPEAPGS, from the coding sequence GTGCTGGCGGCCTTCGTGGCCTGGCGCGAGAGCCGACCGGACCAGGCACTCACCCTGCTCGGTCCGCTGCTCGAGTCCGACGACCTGACCGCCCTGTGGTCGGTGCGGGCCCGTGCGGTCCAGGCCGCGGTGCTCCTGGAGATCGGTCTGCCCCGCGAGGCGCAGGAGTCGCTGCTGCGGGCCCTGGAGGAAGCCCCCCGCAGCACCGACTCGATCGCGGTGGCCGCCACCATCCACGACCTCGGGGTCAACTACGGCGCGGGCGACCCGGACCGGGCGTCCGCCTACTTCGTCGAGGCCTGGACCCGCGCCCACGCGATCGTCGTGGCCGAGGAGCACGAGCCCGCGACCGACGCCCTGGCGCTCGAGGCCCTCGCCGTCGTCAACCTCCGCGGACTGCGCGACACCTACGACACGGACCTGCCCGAGGGCCTGCCGGGGTATGCCGAGGCGGAGGAGCTGACGCGTCGCAGCTGGCCCGAGCTGAGTGCCGCCATACGCGCGCTCCGGACCCAGGTCGCCCTGGAGGCCGGGGACACCGACGAGACCCACCGGCTCGCCTCCGACCTGCCCGACCCCCGCGGCATGCGCGACGTCACCAACGCCTCGCTGGTCGCCCAGGCCCTGGCCCGGCTCGGACGGGAGGCCGGCCACCCGGACGAGGCGCTGGAGACGCTGACCGAGATGATCGACCGGCTGCCGCCCGCCTTCGCCCTGGAGCTGTTGGGCGACGTCGTCGAGATGCACCGTGCGGCAGGCGATCTCGAGGCGGCGCTGGAGGCCGCCGAGCGCCGCTACGCGCTCGTCACCGAGCACCACGTGGACGGTTCCCGGGTCGCCGTGCGGGCCCTGGAGGTGTGGCACCGCACCCAGCGCGCCGAGGAGCAGGCCCGCACCGCCGCGGAGGTCGCCCGGCGTCTGCAGGCCCGGCTCGCCGAGCTCAACCGGGACCGCGAGCGGCTCCGGGCCCGCAGCCGACGCGACCTCCTCACCGGCCTGTGGAACCGCCGTCACCTGGTCGACGTGCTCGCCGAGCTCGACGGGGCCGGGCACCAGGTGGCCCTCGTCGACGTCGACCACTTCAAGACGATCAACGACGAGTCGGGACACCATGCGGGCGACGAGGCGCTGCGCCGGCTGGCCCAGGTGCTGCAGGACGTGTGCGGTCCCCGGGACACGTTCGCGCGGTATGGCGGGGACGAGTTCGTGGTCGTCCGCCCGGCGGGCGCCGAGGGCCTGCTCGCCGAGGACCTGGAGGCGGCGACCCGGGTCCGCGGCCACGACGACGTGGGGCTGCCCGAGGTGGTGACCAGCATCGGGGTGGCGTGGTCGGACGAGCGGGGCTGCGAGGCGGCCCTCGAGCGGGCCGACGAGCTGATGTATGCCGCCAAGCGCTCCCCGGACGCCCAGCTGCTGGCGGACGAGCGGCGTTCCCCCGAGGCACCGGGGAGCTGA
- a CDS encoding cold-shock protein gives MATGTVKWFNSEKGFGFIAPDDGSADVFAHYSSIASSGYRSLDEGDKVQYDTEQGPKGPQASNVSVIR, from the coding sequence ATGGCTACTGGCACCGTGAAGTGGTTCAACTCCGAAAAGGGCTTCGGCTTCATCGCCCCCGACGACGGCTCCGCCGACGTCTTCGCCCACTACTCCTCGATCGCCTCCTCGGGCTACCGCTCGCTGGACGAGGGCGACAAGGTGCAGTACGACACCGAGCAGGGCCCCAAGGGTCCCCAGGCGTCCAACGTCTCCGTGATCCGCTGA
- a CDS encoding protein adenylyltransferase SelO: MSHAIGPFRLEHSYAEAVPELALAWRAAPVPDPELLVLDEDLSAELGADPDELRTPDGIRLLLGQVPEEIPTYAQAYAGHQFGGWSPRLGDGRALLLGEVVDRAGVRKDLHLKGSGRTPFSRGGDGKAAVGPMLREHLMGVAMHALGIPTTRALAVVATGETVWRQTPLPGAVLVRTAASHLRVGTFQLVASAGSPEVLQRLTAYAIQRHHPQAAEADDPALALLDAVVAAQAELVARWMQVGFVHGVMNTDNVTISGETIDYGPCAFVESPDPATVFSSIDTGGRYAYGNQPAATLWDLARFAETLLPLVRVRGTAGSVSTTRDAQPDEAVARVTAVLELFHERYDDALVRGWADKLGLVEPDRELVTDALELVRTQAVDLTTFCRRLARDQARELFADPGPYDAWAARRARLVGPDPAATAARMDAVNPAYVPRNHVVEAALEAATAGDLAPYDRLVTALRKPFQERPGLEDLADPAPADSAPHVTFCGT; encoded by the coding sequence ATGAGCCACGCCATCGGCCCCTTCCGCCTGGAGCACTCCTACGCCGAGGCCGTGCCCGAGCTCGCGCTGGCCTGGCGTGCGGCCCCCGTTCCCGACCCCGAGCTGCTCGTCCTGGACGAGGACCTGTCCGCCGAGCTGGGGGCCGACCCCGACGAGCTGCGCACCCCGGACGGCATCCGGCTGCTGCTCGGCCAGGTGCCCGAGGAGATCCCGACCTACGCGCAGGCCTATGCCGGGCACCAGTTCGGCGGGTGGTCCCCGCGGCTGGGCGACGGGCGGGCCCTGCTCCTCGGCGAGGTCGTCGACCGCGCCGGCGTGCGCAAGGATCTGCACCTCAAGGGATCCGGCCGCACGCCCTTCTCCCGCGGCGGGGACGGCAAGGCCGCGGTCGGCCCGATGCTGAGAGAGCACCTCATGGGGGTGGCCATGCACGCCCTGGGGATCCCGACGACGCGGGCGCTCGCGGTGGTCGCCACCGGGGAGACGGTATGGCGCCAGACCCCGCTGCCGGGTGCCGTGCTCGTGCGGACGGCCGCGAGCCACCTGCGCGTGGGGACCTTCCAGCTCGTCGCGTCCGCCGGCAGCCCGGAGGTCCTGCAGCGGCTCACGGCATACGCCATCCAGCGGCACCACCCGCAGGCCGCCGAGGCGGACGACCCCGCGCTGGCGCTGCTCGACGCGGTCGTCGCCGCCCAGGCCGAGCTGGTGGCGCGGTGGATGCAGGTGGGCTTCGTCCACGGGGTGATGAACACCGACAACGTCACGATCTCCGGCGAGACGATCGACTACGGCCCCTGCGCCTTCGTCGAGAGTCCCGACCCGGCAACGGTCTTCAGCTCCATCGACACGGGCGGGCGGTATGCCTACGGCAACCAGCCCGCCGCGACCCTGTGGGACCTCGCGCGGTTCGCCGAGACGCTGCTGCCGCTGGTCCGTGTGCGGGGGACCGCCGGGTCCGTCAGCACGACGCGGGACGCGCAGCCGGACGAGGCGGTGGCGCGGGTGACCGCGGTGCTGGAGCTCTTCCACGAGCGGTATGACGACGCGCTGGTGCGCGGCTGGGCGGACAAGCTCGGCCTGGTCGAGCCTGACCGCGAGCTGGTCACCGACGCCCTGGAGCTGGTGCGCACCCAGGCCGTGGACCTGACGACGTTCTGCCGCAGGCTCGCTCGTGACCAGGCCCGGGAGCTCTTCGCCGACCCGGGGCCATATGACGCCTGGGCGGCACGCCGGGCGCGGCTCGTGGGCCCTGATCCTGCCGCGACGGCGGCACGGATGGACGCGGTCAACCCGGCCTACGTGCCGCGCAACCACGTGGTCGAGGCGGCGCTGGAGGCGGCGACCGCGGGCGACCTCGCGCCGTACGACCGCCTGGTGACGGCGCTGCGCAAGCCCTTCCAGGAGCGGCCCGGTCTGGAGGACCTGGCTGACCCGGCGCCCGCGGACAGCGCCCCGCACGTGACCTT
- a CDS encoding SDR family oxidoreductase: MASQDTDQTTVDQLTLQDPVSRYPKITPPAEALPGTGLDAQMTPKADLGEKSYRGTGRLQGRKALITGGDSGIGAATAIAFAREGADVAITYLPEEERDAAAVATVVEAEGRTCARIPGDLRDKDFCIEVVEKAVDELGGLDILVNNGGKQVATDSIEDIDDEQLEATYDINILAMFRVVKAALPHLPKGAAIINTTSIQAYSPSETLVDYASTKAAINTFTKGLAQQLAPQGIRVNAVAPGPIWTPLQPSGGQKPEDLPEFGHATPLGRAGQPTEIAPAYVFLASPESSYVVGETLNVNGGMPTP; the protein is encoded by the coding sequence ATGGCGTCCCAGGACACCGACCAGACCACCGTGGACCAGCTGACGCTGCAGGACCCGGTCAGCCGTTACCCCAAGATCACGCCTCCCGCGGAGGCGCTGCCCGGCACCGGCCTGGACGCGCAGATGACCCCCAAGGCGGACCTGGGCGAGAAGTCCTACCGCGGCACGGGGCGGCTGCAGGGACGCAAGGCGCTGATCACCGGCGGCGACTCCGGCATCGGAGCGGCGACCGCGATCGCCTTCGCCCGCGAGGGTGCGGACGTCGCGATCACCTACCTGCCCGAGGAGGAGCGGGACGCCGCCGCGGTCGCCACGGTCGTCGAGGCCGAGGGCCGCACCTGCGCCCGCATCCCGGGGGACCTGCGGGACAAGGACTTCTGCATCGAGGTCGTGGAGAAGGCCGTCGACGAGCTCGGCGGGCTGGACATCCTGGTCAACAACGGCGGCAAGCAGGTCGCCACCGACAGCATCGAGGACATCGACGACGAGCAGCTCGAGGCGACCTACGACATCAACATCCTGGCGATGTTCCGGGTCGTCAAGGCGGCCCTGCCCCACCTGCCCAAGGGCGCCGCGATCATCAACACCACGTCGATCCAGGCCTACTCGCCGTCCGAGACGCTGGTGGACTACGCGTCGACCAAGGCGGCCATCAACACCTTCACCAAGGGTCTGGCCCAGCAGCTGGCCCCCCAGGGCATCCGGGTCAACGCCGTCGCCCCCGGCCCGATCTGGACCCCGCTGCAGCCCTCCGGCGGCCAGAAGCCCGAGGACCTGCCGGAGTTCGGCCACGCCACCCCGCTCGGCCGGGCGGGCCAGCCGACCGAGATCGCCCCCGCCTACGTCTTCCTCGCGTCGCCCGAGTCGAGCTATGTCGTCGGGGAGACGCTGAACGTCAACGGCGGCATGCCCACCCCCTGA